One Rosa chinensis cultivar Old Blush chromosome 3, RchiOBHm-V2, whole genome shotgun sequence DNA window includes the following coding sequences:
- the LOC112195142 gene encoding importin subunit beta-1, whose product MEITQYLLSAQSADARVRTEAESNLRKFQEQNLPAFLLLLSVELANNEKPVESRRLAGIVLKNLLDVKDSATKKHLAQQWMAIDIAFKSQIKSWLLQTLGSSVPEARRTSAQVLAKVASIDVPQKQWPELIGHLLNNMIQRDSSADLKQSTLETLGYVCEEISHPDLQQDEVNSVLTAVIQGMNLAENSSEVRLAATRALCNALEFAQTNFENETERTYIMKMICETALSKEVEVRQAAFECLASIASMYYSVLGTYMQALFELTSNAVKGDVEPVALQAIEFWSSICEKEIELQKYKTADRNCWDSLPDFVPPHSRFIEKSRISLIPILLEILLMQEENVSQYDNIWNISMAGKKCLELVAQTVGFVIVPLVIPFVVANRVKPDWHCREAAVFALGAIIEGSTIYQDLGVLLKYCELVRELIDDLLFLMNDENNQVKETTAWTLGRIFEFLHSPVGGFSVITSDNLPRVVDILVKSVKDAPNVATKVCRAIYTLAEGYEEAGMHSSFFMPYIPRIIESLLFAASRADLDDLKLTSAAYESLNEVVRCSSSTEAPQIIRELLSVILERLSQTLERQIVSSDGKEKQADLQASLCGVLQVIIEKVSSADDLETRSIMLTQADQMMFLFLNVFSCRSSTVHEEAMLAIGALAHATGSEFGKYLPELYKYLKRGLQNFKDYQACSVTVGVVGDIVRALKYKVVPYCDGIMQILLTNLSSEALDRSVKPPIFSVIGDIALSIDENFQKYVDSAVPMMQRAAELCAQMDSNDDELLEYGSQLKCSIFEAYSGILRGTKKSKIMMPYAQLLYEFIGFVLKEKDRYHVPIGWDILLRKALAAVMDDLADLLGTNSKTLFGDLTARVTYTGACLQSDCDNLK is encoded by the exons ATGGAGATCACTCAGTATCTATTGTCAGCTCAATCAGCCGATGCAAGAGTTCGTACTGAAGCAGAATCTAATCTGAGGAAATTTCAAGAGCAAAACCTACCTGCTTTCCTTCTGTTGTTGTCGGTTGAGCTAGCAAACAATGAAAAGCCAGTTGAGTCCCGAAGGTTGGCTGGTATTGTTCTTAAGAACTTACTAGATGTCAAAGATTCTGCTACAAAGAAACATCTTGCTCAGCAATGGATGGCTATTGATATTgcatttaaatcccaaatcaaGAGCTGGCTCTTACAGACACTTGGGTCATCTGTGCCAGAGGCAAGGCGCACCTCTGCCCAAGTTCTTGCCAAAGTTGCTTCTATTGATGTTCCCCAGAAACAGTGGCCTGAGCTAATCGGACATTTGCTTAATAACATGATTCAGCGCGATAGCTCTGCTGATTTGAAACAGTCAACCTTGGAAACTCTTGGTTATGTATGCGAGGAAATATCCCATCCTGATCTTCAGCAAGATGAGGTAAACTCTGTTCTTACAGCTGTAATTCAAGGAATGAATCTTGCTGAGAACAGTTCTGAAGTCCGTCTTGCTGCAACAAGGGCATTATGTAATGCCTTGGAGTTTGCTCAGACAAACTTTGAAAATGAGACGGAACGAACTTACATCATGAAGATGATCTGTGAGACTGCCTTGTCTAAGGAGGTAGAGGTTAGGCAGGCTGCTTTTGAGTGCCTTGCTTCAATTGCTTCTATGTACTATTCTGTGCTTGGGACTTACATGCAGGCTCTCTTTGAGCTTACATCAAATGCGGTAAAAGGGGATGTAGAACCTGTTGCCCTTCAAGCAATTGAGTTCTGGAGTTCCATTTgtgaaaaagaaatagaattgCAAAAGTATAAGACAGCTGACAGGAACTGTTGGGACTCTCTACCGGACTTTGTGCCTCCTCATTCACGTTTTATAGAAAAATCTCGAATTTCTCTAATTCCAATATTGCTAGagattttgctgatgcaggaaGAAAATGTAAGCCAGTATGACAACATTTGGAATATCTCAATGGCTGGTAAGAAATGCCTAGAACTTGTTGCCCAAACTGTTGGGTTTGTCATTGTACCCCTTGTGATTCCATTTGTGGTGGCTAACAGAGTGAAACCAGATTGGCATTGTCGGGAGGCAGCAGTTTTTGCACTTGGTGCAATTATTGAAGGCTCAACCATTTATCAGGATCTTGGGGTCTTATTAAAATACTGTGAACTGGTCCGTGAACTTATAGATGACTTGCTTTTCTTAATGAATGATGAAAACAACCAAGTCAAAGAAACTACTGCATGGACTCTCGGTCGtatatttgaatttttgcaTAGTCCTGTTGGTGGATTTTCTGTGATTACTTCTGATAATCTTCCAAGAGTGGTAGATATATTGGTGAAGAGCGTTAAGGATGCTCCAAATGTTGCAACTAAGGTGTGTCGGGCGATTTATACACTTGCTGAGGGCTATGAGGAAGCTGGAATGCACTCATCTTTTTTTATGCCATATATCCCTAGGATCATTGAAAGTCTTCTTTTTGCTGCTAGTCGTGCAGATTTGGATGATTTGAAATTGACGTCTGCTGCATATGAATCATTAAACGAGGTAGTGAGGTGTTCCAGCAGTACTGAAGCACCACAGATTATAAGAGAACTACTCTCTGTGATTTTGGAGAGGTTGAGTCAGACTTTAGAGCGTCAGATAGTATCATCAGATGGCAAGGAAAAGCAAGCAGACTTGCAGGCTTCTCTCTGTGGCGTTCTCCAGGTTATAATCGAGAAAGTTAGCAGTGCAGATGATTTAGAAACCAGGTCCATTATGTTGACACAGGCAGACCAGATGatgtttttgtttcttaatgTCTTTTCTTGCCGAAGTTCTACAGTGCATGAGGAAGCCATGCTTGCTATTGGTGCCCTTGCTCATGCTACTGGGTCTGAGTTTGGCAAGTACCTTCCTGAATTATACAAGTACTTGAAGAGGGGGTTGCAAAATTTCAAGGACTATCAAGCCTGTTCTGTCACAGTTGGTGTGGTTGGCGACATTGTTCGTGCCTTGAAGTACAAGGTAGTACCATATTGTGATGGGATTATGCAAATTCTGTTGACGAATCTTTCTAGTGAAGCACTCGACCGGTCTGTCAAGCCTCCCATATTCTCTGTCATTGGCGACATAGCTCTCTCAATAGATGAAAACTTTCAGAAGTATGTTGACTCTGCAGTGCCAATGATGCAGAGAGCTGCGGAGCTGTGTGCTCAGATGGACTCCAATGATGATGAGTTATTGGAGTACGGCAGTCAGCTCAAGTGTAGCATCTTTGAAGCTTATTCTGGTATACTTCGGGGCACCAAGAAGTCTAAGATCATGATGCCATATGCCCAGCTTCTCTACGAGTTTATAGGATTTGTTTTGAAGGAGAAAGACAGGTATCATGTTCCGATTGGATG GGATATCCTTCTAAGAAAAGCTTTAGCTGCTGTGATGGATGACCTTGCAGATTTACTTGGTACAAACTCAAAGACACTCTTTGGAGACCTTACTGCTCGTGTAACATATACTGGTGCGTGTCTTCAATCTGATTGTGATAACCTGAAGTAA
- the LOC121052263 gene encoding gamma-interferon-responsive lysosomal thiol protein-like, with the protein MASHKFFSITVLTALLSLCTNALSRTEYNCSSQKVNLTIYYDTLSPYCEEFIVYELPKAFELELMHIINLRLVPSGNAYIQEPNNTISCQDGPAECYLNSIEACVISIWPDVNKHFKFIHCVAWQNLGRLQLKEDAWKSCSKITMLSDKPVSNCYKSGYAKKLLLRYANETKHLDPPHTNVPWVVINKRPLYYDYKNFVSYVCEAYQGHPKPSACTTPIFSSAKKSNSTRLHIYYYLLHLMSCAAFLIN; encoded by the exons ATGGCTTCTCATAAGTTCTTCTCCATCACTGTTCTAACAGCTTTGCTCTCGCTCTGCACCAATGCTCTGTCTCGTACGGAATACAATTGCTCTTCTCAGAAAGTTAACCTAACTATATATTATGACACTCTTAGCCCGTACTGTGAGGAATTCATTGTATATGAGCTTCCAAAGGCATTTGAGCTGGAACTCATGCACATTATCAACCTCCGTCTAGTACCATCTGGAAATGCTTACATCCAAGAACCTAACAACACCATCAGTTGCCAG GATGGCCCAGCTGAATGCTACTTGAACAGTATAGAAGCTTGTGTAATCAGCATCTGGCCGGATGTG AATAAACATTTCAAATTTATTCACTGTGTTGCATGGCAAAACTTGGGACGATTACAGTTAAAAGAAGATGCATGGAAATCATGTTCTAAAATAACGATGCTGAGTGACAAACCTGTCTCAAATTGCTACAAAAGCGGATATGCGAAAAAG CTTCTACTACGATACGCTAATGAAACAAAGCACCTAGATCCTCCTCATACAAATGTGCCATGGGTTGTCATCAATAAGCGACCACTATACTAT GACTACAAGAACTTTGTAAGCTACGTCTGTGAGGCTTACCAAGGCCATCCTAAACCATCGGCTTGCACAACACCTATCTTCAGCTCAGCTAAAAAGTCAAACTCAACCCGCTTGCATATATATTATTATCTGCTGCACCTTATGTCCTGTGCAGCTTTCCTAATCAACTAG
- the LOC112193593 gene encoding kinetochore protein SPC24 homolog translates to MADASGTLDIQWLISNSDDLVRVLKDPRDLNHLTHCLQNSQALRSSSDSDFAEAHNLLRDYEKKLDACKKKTEEAKTEAVADEELELLQRELDEGVRQEHLLMEELRVIGGEMDDLEGQRVAVLEKKKMLKKQKQDEFRAQRKLSMYASVTNIIPNLDDQSRVMGYIVDRDTKAVQNFEIDAEKVTAYETCNSIWKMITP, encoded by the exons ATGGCGGACGCTTCTGGAACACTCGACATCCAGTGGCTGATCTCCAACAGCGACGACCTTGTGCGGGTCTTGAAGGACCCCAGAGACCTCAACCACTTGACCCACTGCCTCCAAAACTCCCAAGCCCTCCGCTCCTCCTCCGATTCCGATTTCGCCGAAGCTCACAACTTGCTCCGAG ATTATGAGAAGAAGTTAGATGCTTGCAAGAAGAAAACCGAGGAGGCGAAAACCGAGGCGGTTGCTGATGAGGAATTGGAGCTTCTTCAGAGAGAATTGGATGAGGGCGTTCGACAGGAGCATTTGCTTATGGAGGAGCTGAG AGTTATCGGCGGCGAGATGGATGATTTGGAAGGCCAAAGGGTTGCGgttttggaaaagaagaaaatgttgaAGAAACAGAAGCAGGATGAGTTCAGGGCGCA GAGGAAGCTTTCTATGTATGCTTCTGTTACAAATATTATACCAAACCTGGATGATCAGTCAAGAGTCATGGGCT ATATTGTGGATAGAGATACAAAAGCGGTACAGAACTTTGAAATTGATGCAGAGAAGGTGACTGCCTATGAAACATGTAATAGCATTTGGAAGATGATAACTCCATAA